A window of Ruminococcus champanellensis 18P13 = JCM 17042 contains these coding sequences:
- a CDS encoding type II secretion system protein M yields the protein MKLSYRDRVILIVVAIIAIIAIVAIALIRPTIKSINTDNKTLETTKQTWTETEQKLNQIEPTKKRITEKRDNAAKLAEYFTPETLFSEQDQFLHKALDDNNMHVTNLTMTDPEAAPLDFYYENPHELSYNLNQHADLDGSMAKALSEKLREYLALSARTAQDVATRTSTIECRAKKEDLMNFLADIKKMDTTVLVESVTISDYTFCPAEDADPNWTAEERAENVDHSTMTIVVKFYSVPVPTAADLGE from the coding sequence ATGAAGCTGAGTTACAGAGATAGAGTCATTCTGATCGTTGTAGCGATCATTGCGATCATTGCAATTGTGGCGATCGCTCTGATTCGCCCCACAATTAAGAGCATCAACACGGACAATAAGACCCTGGAGACCACCAAGCAGACCTGGACGGAAACCGAGCAGAAGCTGAACCAGATCGAGCCTACCAAGAAGCGCATTACCGAAAAGCGGGACAATGCAGCCAAGCTGGCGGAGTACTTCACACCGGAGACCCTGTTCTCCGAGCAGGATCAGTTCCTGCACAAGGCACTGGATGACAACAACATGCATGTCACCAACCTGACCATGACCGATCCGGAGGCTGCTCCCCTGGATTTCTACTACGAGAACCCCCACGAGCTTTCCTACAACCTGAACCAGCATGCAGACTTGGACGGCTCCATGGCAAAGGCGCTGTCTGAGAAGCTGCGGGAGTATCTGGCACTGAGCGCACGGACTGCACAGGACGTTGCCACCAGAACCTCCACCATCGAGTGCAGAGCAAAGAAGGAAGATCTGATGAACTTCCTGGCAGATATCAAGAAAATGGATACCACCGTTCTGGTAGAATCCGTTACCATCTCTGACTACACCTTCTGCCCCGCTGAGGACGCAGATCCCAACTGGACCGCAGAGGAGCGGGCTGAAAACGTAGATCACTCCACTATGACTATTGTGGTGAAGTTCTACTCTGTTCCGGTTCCCACCGCTGCTGATCTGGGCGAGTAA
- a CDS encoding type II secretion system protein, protein MKTTKAKGFTLIELIVVIAIIGVLAAILVPTMLGYVTKSRCSSANANAKSFYNAINSALVDLDSEGQDTSTFDAPDGASLTGDLATKVGNYFADYTKLTAYHYCIANGTCTAVTIQNGAYWGSYPNPTTVDAPGAGSTGVSTQCKTQPTLAQAGA, encoded by the coding sequence ATGAAAACAACAAAGGCAAAAGGCTTTACACTGATCGAATTGATCGTCGTAATTGCAATCATCGGCGTACTGGCAGCAATCCTGGTTCCCACCATGCTGGGCTATGTAACCAAGTCCCGCTGCTCTTCCGCAAACGCTAACGCAAAGTCCTTCTACAATGCAATCAACTCTGCACTGGTAGATCTGGACTCCGAGGGCCAGGACACTTCTACATTTGACGCTCCTGACGGCGCTTCACTGACCGGTGACCTGGCAACTAAGGTTGGCAACTACTTTGCTGACTACACCAAGCTGACTGCTTACCACTACTGCATCGCAAATGGTACCTGCACAGCAGTTACCATTCAGAACGGCGCTTACTGGGGTTCTTACCCGAATCCTACCACCGTTGATGCTCCTGGTGCTGGTTCCACTGGCGTTTCCACACAGTGCAAGACTCAGCCCACTCTGGCACAGGCTGGTGCATAA
- the pnuC gene encoding nicotinamide riboside transporter PnuC: MKQSIAAYFSKGEWLLWGGSVCGILLAFLAFDRESWMTLAASLIGVTSLIFNAKGNPAGQALIILFSLLYGAISYSFAYYGEMITYLGMSASMAVFALISWLRHPYQGNRSQVQVNQITRNEVLCMLLLTGAVTLLFYFILRYFHTANLLPSTISVTTSFLAVYLTFRRSPWFALAYGANDAVLIVLWTLAARQDPSYLSVVVCFVMFLVNDLYGFYSWCRMAKRQAEATPDAA; the protein is encoded by the coding sequence ATGAAGCAATCCATCGCAGCGTATTTCTCCAAGGGGGAGTGGCTCCTGTGGGGCGGCTCCGTGTGCGGCATTCTGCTGGCGTTCCTGGCATTCGACCGGGAAAGCTGGATGACCCTTGCCGCCTCCCTGATCGGGGTCACCTCCCTGATCTTCAACGCAAAGGGCAATCCGGCAGGGCAGGCGCTCATTATCCTGTTCAGCCTGCTGTACGGCGCCATCTCCTACTCCTTTGCCTACTACGGGGAAATGATTACCTACCTGGGCATGAGCGCCTCCATGGCGGTGTTCGCCCTGATCTCCTGGCTGCGGCATCCTTACCAGGGGAATCGGTCACAGGTGCAGGTGAATCAGATCACCCGGAACGAGGTGCTCTGCATGCTTCTGCTGACCGGGGCGGTGACGCTGCTGTTCTACTTCATTCTCCGGTATTTCCACACCGCCAACCTGCTGCCCAGCACGATCTCCGTCACCACCAGCTTTCTGGCGGTGTACCTGACCTTCCGGCGCAGCCCCTGGTTCGCTCTGGCTTATGGGGCAAATGATGCCGTACTGATCGTGCTGTGGACTCTTGCCGCCCGGCAGGATCCATCCTACCTGTCAGTGGTGGTGTGCTTTGTCATGTTCCTGGTGAACGATCTGTACGGGTTCTATAGCTGGTGCCGCATGGCGAAGCGGCAGGCAGAAGCGACTCCGGATGCGGCATAG
- a CDS encoding prepilin-type N-terminal cleavage/methylation domain-containing protein: MKRFLRKKPKKTAKGMTLIECIIALCVFSIAAAVMVETGIVVNRTLQETTHLNRKVSAQSPKAETQNVSSATQEGFSVNVPAGAAKNFTRVVLEVEGTFSPVSILVDTYNTADSSDPDTSMDADLHFVDVDTETYGTDRNGGPLKFEEEIETPTEGEGETP; the protein is encoded by the coding sequence ATGAAACGTTTTTTGCGAAAAAAACCGAAGAAAACCGCAAAGGGCATGACCCTGATCGAGTGTATCATTGCCCTGTGTGTATTCAGCATTGCTGCTGCCGTTATGGTTGAAACCGGCATCGTCGTGAACCGCACCCTGCAGGAAACCACCCATCTGAACAGGAAGGTGTCTGCCCAGTCCCCCAAGGCGGAGACACAGAATGTGTCCTCCGCCACCCAGGAGGGCTTCAGCGTGAATGTGCCTGCCGGAGCGGCCAAGAACTTTACCCGTGTGGTACTGGAGGTGGAGGGCACCTTCTCTCCGGTTTCCATTCTGGTGGATACCTACAACACAGCAGATTCCTCCGATCCGGATACATCCATGGATGCGGATCTCCACTTCGTGGATGTGGACACAGAAACCTATGGTACCGACAGAAATGGCGGACCGCTGAAATTTGAGGAGGAGATCGAAACTCCCACAGAGGGTGAGGGCGAAACACCATGA
- a CDS encoding L-2-amino-thiazoline-4-carboxylic acid hydrolase — protein MKYTGMPMGMWALFAGSFRKQLTEVFGYDADTARAITKQAKPKYREIIHSLPEFEQGDRFQMNLVNAAMIGAFILSMPERPDVERLTVYYANAMMTKPVWWFCRKSGKNKFTEKDIAGMQATAQLKAADRNPYSWNMEFYEYPDGSGYEGRFTKCGICVLMQKLGLYDLTPALCHLDYTMSEAGGVTDFVRQYTLASGGPYCDCGYKKKK, from the coding sequence ATGAAATACACAGGAATGCCAATGGGAATGTGGGCGCTGTTTGCCGGCTCGTTCCGGAAACAGCTGACGGAGGTGTTCGGCTATGATGCGGATACGGCAAGAGCCATCACGAAACAGGCAAAGCCGAAATACAGGGAGATCATTCATAGCTTGCCGGAATTTGAACAGGGCGACCGGTTTCAGATGAATCTTGTGAATGCTGCGATGATTGGTGCGTTTATCCTCTCCATGCCGGAGCGCCCGGATGTGGAGCGTCTGACTGTATATTATGCAAATGCGATGATGACAAAGCCGGTGTGGTGGTTCTGCCGCAAAAGCGGAAAAAACAAATTCACTGAAAAGGATATTGCCGGCATGCAGGCAACCGCCCAACTGAAAGCCGCCGATCGCAACCCCTATTCGTGGAATATGGAATTTTACGAATACCCTGACGGAAGCGGCTATGAAGGGCGCTTTACAAAGTGCGGCATTTGCGTTCTGATGCAAAAGCTGGGACTGTACGATCTCACCCCTGCGTTGTGTCATCTGGACTACACCATGAGCGAGGCGGGGGGCGTAACGGATTTTGTGCGCCAATACACGCTTGCCTCCGGCGGGCCGTACTGCGACTGTGGGTATAAGAAGAAAAAATGA
- a CDS encoding type IV pilus twitching motility protein PilT — protein sequence MAILINKILDEVRVLGCSDLHFTNGINPVVRLNGQLRKMSGYEEMNEEGILEIVEQMTNEQQRRSIAQHKDTDFSFTTRSGYRHRVNVFFQRGFTAIAIRLLRNDIPTLEDLFLPPILGEFAMRPRGLVLVTGPTGSGKSTTLAGMIDYINVSRSAHVITIEDPIEYVHEHKRCMVNQREVGMDVPDFASALRAALREDPDVILVGEMRDFETVSAAVTAAETGHLVLSTLHTTSAPDTINRIIDVYPEHQQVQIRTQLANTLVGVISQTLLPKRDGSGRIAAMEILNVTDACAAMIRDNKVHLIQSAIQTGKQNGMMCLDQELARMAKQGIVYEADALERCQDKAEFYRYFNAM from the coding sequence ATGGCAATTCTCATCAACAAAATCTTGGACGAAGTGCGTGTGCTGGGCTGCTCCGACTTGCATTTCACCAACGGCATTAACCCTGTCGTTCGTCTGAATGGTCAGCTACGGAAAATGAGCGGCTACGAGGAGATGAACGAAGAAGGTATTCTGGAAATCGTGGAGCAGATGACCAACGAGCAGCAGCGCCGGAGCATCGCACAGCATAAGGACACGGACTTTTCCTTTACCACGAGAAGCGGCTACCGGCACCGTGTCAACGTGTTCTTCCAGCGTGGCTTTACCGCCATTGCCATCCGTCTGCTGCGCAACGACATCCCCACCCTGGAGGATCTGTTCCTGCCCCCGATCCTGGGCGAATTTGCAATGCGCCCCAGAGGGCTTGTGCTGGTAACCGGCCCTACCGGTTCCGGTAAGTCCACCACCCTGGCAGGTATGATCGACTACATCAACGTGAGCCGCAGCGCCCATGTTATCACCATCGAGGACCCCATCGAGTATGTACACGAGCATAAGCGCTGCATGGTGAACCAGAGAGAGGTGGGCATGGACGTGCCCGACTTCGCAAGCGCCCTCCGTGCCGCCCTCCGTGAGGACCCGGACGTAATCCTCGTGGGAGAAATGCGTGACTTTGAAACCGTTTCCGCTGCCGTAACCGCCGCCGAAACCGGTCACCTTGTGCTCTCCACCCTGCATACCACCTCTGCGCCGGATACCATCAACCGTATCATCGACGTGTACCCGGAGCATCAGCAGGTACAGATCCGTACCCAGCTTGCAAACACCCTGGTGGGCGTTATCTCCCAGACCCTGCTGCCCAAGAGGGACGGCAGCGGCAGAATCGCCGCCATGGAGATCCTGAACGTAACCGACGCTTGCGCCGCTATGATCCGTGACAATAAGGTGCATCTGATCCAGTCTGCCATCCAGACCGGTAAGCAGAACGGCATGATGTGTCTGGACCAGGAGCTGGCACGCATGGCAAAGCAGGGCATCGTCTACGAGGCGGACGCACTGGAGCGTTGTCAGGATAAGGCAGAGTTCTATCGCTATTTTAACGCAATGTAA
- a CDS encoding GspE/PulE family protein encodes MRNIRIGDYLVEQGLITQEQLEKVLEAQREAQGTKRFGDVIVELGFLSETKFTQALAGKLKVAYVDLSTVDIDEEAVRKVPEALALKHTVIAINIQGRRLTVATDDPINFNILEDIKVSTGMDTVPVLATKTAIKKMIGKHYSMQNVDSVLEGVSALNPVEDEDDDGSKDRVDSAPIVKLATTIVENSFRADATDIHIEPFKTYTRIRIRVNGDLVELMNVANQVHNSLTTRLKLISGMNIAEKRVPQDGRFTQVVDGTTPLDVRVSSLPTVNGEKIVIRILSTGQIALRKITDLGMSDYNYRMFESMIKCPHGVMLVTGPTGSGKTTTLYAALGELAKPNVNVITVEDPVEKQIDGINQVQVNAKAGMTFAAALRSILRQDPDIVMIGEMRDSETAEIGIRAAITGHLVLSTLHTNDAASTIVRLVDMGIPPYMVASSLIGVIAQRLVKVLCPKCKTARMSTPDENKLMKLDHSVPIYESRGCPECNNTGYKGRTAIHEIIHCSAGISTLIADNASKEELEICAKKNGTKLLRENVSELVQQGVTSIDELVRVTYAV; translated from the coding sequence ATGAGAAATATCCGTATCGGCGATTACCTGGTTGAGCAGGGACTGATTACACAGGAACAGCTTGAGAAGGTACTGGAGGCACAGAGAGAGGCGCAGGGCACCAAGCGGTTCGGCGATGTGATCGTGGAACTGGGCTTCCTTTCTGAAACAAAGTTTACACAGGCACTTGCCGGTAAGCTGAAGGTGGCATATGTGGATCTGTCCACCGTGGACATCGACGAGGAAGCCGTTCGGAAGGTGCCGGAGGCGCTGGCGCTGAAGCATACGGTCATCGCCATCAACATTCAGGGTCGCCGTCTGACCGTTGCCACGGACGATCCCATCAACTTCAACATTCTGGAGGATATCAAGGTTTCCACCGGTATGGATACAGTTCCGGTGCTGGCAACCAAGACTGCCATCAAGAAAATGATCGGCAAGCACTACTCCATGCAGAACGTGGACAGCGTGCTGGAGGGCGTAAGCGCTCTGAATCCCGTAGAGGATGAGGACGATGACGGCTCCAAGGATCGTGTAGACAGCGCCCCCATCGTAAAGCTGGCTACCACCATCGTAGAAAACTCCTTCCGTGCGGATGCAACGGATATTCATATCGAGCCCTTCAAGACCTACACCCGGATCCGGATCCGTGTCAACGGAGATCTGGTAGAACTGATGAACGTTGCAAATCAGGTACATAACTCCCTGACCACCCGTCTGAAGCTGATTTCCGGCATGAACATCGCCGAGAAGCGTGTGCCCCAGGACGGTCGTTTCACACAGGTCGTAGACGGCACCACCCCCTTGGACGTCCGTGTATCTTCCCTGCCTACCGTAAACGGCGAGAAGATCGTTATCCGTATTCTTTCCACCGGTCAGATTGCCCTGCGGAAGATCACCGATCTGGGTATGTCCGACTACAACTACCGCATGTTCGAGAGCATGATCAAGTGTCCCCACGGGGTTATGCTGGTAACAGGGCCTACTGGTTCCGGTAAGACCACGACCCTGTATGCCGCCCTGGGTGAGCTTGCAAAGCCCAACGTAAACGTCATCACCGTTGAGGACCCGGTCGAGAAGCAGATCGACGGCATCAACCAGGTTCAGGTAAACGCCAAGGCGGGCATGACCTTTGCCGCTGCCCTTCGTTCCATCCTCCGTCAGGACCCGGATATCGTTATGATCGGTGAGATGCGTGACTCGGAAACCGCAGAAATCGGTATCCGTGCCGCTATCACAGGTCACTTGGTGCTTTCCACCCTGCATACCAACGACGCAGCGTCCACCATCGTCCGTCTGGTAGATATGGGAATTCCGCCCTACATGGTAGCGTCCTCTCTGATCGGCGTTATCGCACAGCGTCTGGTTAAGGTGCTGTGCCCCAAGTGCAAGACTGCCCGGATGTCCACACCGGATGAGAACAAGCTGATGAAGCTGGATCATTCCGTGCCCATCTACGAATCTCGGGGCTGCCCGGAGTGCAACAATACCGGCTACAAGGGCAGAACCGCAATTCACGAGATCATCCACTGCTCTGCCGGCATTTCCACCCTCATTGCGGACAATGCCAGCAAGGAGGAACTGGAAATCTGCGCAAAGAAGAACGGTACAAAGTTGCTGCGTGAGAACGTATCCGAGCTTGTACAGCAGGGCGTAACGTCCATCGACGAGCTGGTTCGTGTAACCTATGCAGTATAA
- a CDS encoding class I SAM-dependent methyltransferase, producing MFWDRVAWVYDVFANIINRSANQRLCKAVGNMICPSDEVLECACGTGLLTGVIAKKCKSLIATDFSAKMLKRAKKKYGSRGNVRFEQTDILHLPYPDACFDAVVAANVIHLLDEPDQALHELERVCRQGGRIIIPTYMNRTNKGTTNSVSGAIGKAGADFKREFTIDTYKRFFKEAGYPDAAYTMCYGRIPCAVAVLRKIN from the coding sequence ATGTTCTGGGATCGTGTAGCATGGGTGTATGATGTTTTTGCAAATATCATCAACCGCAGTGCCAATCAAAGGCTGTGTAAAGCGGTGGGGAACATGATCTGCCCGTCTGATGAGGTGCTGGAATGTGCCTGCGGTACAGGGCTTTTGACCGGCGTAATTGCAAAGAAATGTAAAAGCCTGATCGCCACTGATTTTTCCGCAAAAATGCTGAAACGGGCGAAAAAGAAATACGGATCGCGCGGTAATGTGCGGTTTGAGCAGACGGATATTTTACATCTCCCCTATCCGGATGCGTGCTTTGATGCAGTGGTGGCAGCGAATGTGATCCACCTGCTTGACGAGCCGGATCAGGCGTTGCACGAGCTGGAGCGTGTGTGTAGGCAGGGGGGCAGAATCATCATTCCTACCTATATGAATCGGACAAATAAAGGAACCACAAACAGCGTATCGGGCGCTATCGGCAAAGCCGGAGCAGATTTTAAGCGGGAGTTTACAATCGACACCTACAAGCGCTTTTTTAAAGAAGCCGGATATCCTGACGCTGCTTACACGATGTGTTACGGCAGGATCCCCTGTGCGGTAGCCGTGCTTCGGAAAATCAATTAG
- a CDS encoding MerR family transcriptional regulator, translated as MMTVHQVSQRTGVSIRTLQYYDRIGLLPPTAYSEAGYRLYDEGALEHLQQILLFRELEFSLKEIRRILQSPDFDRELALQQQIRLLTLKREHLDHLITFARGLQSTGGRNMDFTAFDTAKLDAYAKQAKEQWQDTAAYQEFSEKSKGRSKETEQGLAQGLMDIFREFGTCRDQDPGAEAPQALVQRLQGYISEHYYTCTREILGSLGEMYGAGGAFTGNIDKAGGKGTASFAREAIRIFCG; from the coding sequence ATGATGACGGTTCACCAGGTTAGTCAGCGCACCGGTGTCAGCATCCGTACCCTGCAATATTACGACAGGATCGGACTGCTGCCCCCCACCGCATACTCCGAAGCCGGCTATCGGTTGTATGACGAAGGGGCGCTGGAGCATTTGCAGCAAATTCTGCTGTTCCGGGAACTGGAGTTCTCTCTGAAGGAGATCCGAAGGATCCTGCAAAGCCCGGATTTTGACCGGGAGCTGGCATTGCAGCAGCAGATCCGGCTGCTGACCCTGAAGCGGGAGCACCTGGATCATTTGATCACCTTCGCCCGTGGATTACAATCGACTGGAGGTAGGAATATGGATTTTACAGCGTTTGACACAGCGAAGCTGGATGCTTATGCAAAACAGGCAAAGGAACAGTGGCAGGATACGGCGGCTTACCAGGAATTCTCCGAAAAAAGCAAGGGTCGCTCCAAGGAAACGGAGCAGGGACTTGCACAGGGATTGATGGATATTTTCCGGGAATTTGGGACATGCCGGGATCAGGATCCGGGCGCCGAAGCCCCCCAGGCTCTGGTACAGCGTTTGCAGGGGTATATTTCGGAGCATTACTATACCTGTACACGGGAGATCCTGGGCTCCCTGGGGGAGATGTACGGGGCAGGCGGCGCATTCACCGGGAACATTGACAAGGCGGGGGGCAAGGGCACCGCAAGCTTTGCCCGGGAAGCCATCCGGATCTTCTGCGGATAA
- a CDS encoding alpha/beta fold hydrolase encodes MMLFSEKLKQFEVAHPCENITVDGAQYRYILSGRDTDRTLVFLNGGMNTLEMWMDYVDGLSGDYRVLLFDYPQELRTNQALVTGMHGFFQKLGIEAPVFIGASDGGMVAQIYVQKYPGEAGGLILISTGGMDANTLKSLKKKYCIAPLLLWYMKHCNYEKLKPKLIKAGMRHIRNESAEEIAYARDLFETIFKDYKQEKDVHISGLLADLMNQKPVTEADFAALAGKILLILPDQDFFSGTMQEDLIKLMHNPQISYVSGSHLSTVVKAEDYIRAIRAFLNQSMK; translated from the coding sequence ATGATGTTATTTTCAGAAAAACTGAAACAATTTGAAGTGGCGCATCCCTGCGAAAATATAACCGTTGACGGTGCACAGTACCGCTATATCCTGAGCGGAAGGGATACCGACAGAACCCTTGTGTTTCTGAACGGCGGGATGAATACACTGGAAATGTGGATGGACTATGTGGACGGGCTGTCCGGTGATTATCGTGTGCTTCTATTCGATTATCCCCAGGAGCTGCGCACAAATCAGGCGCTTGTGACTGGAATGCATGGGTTCTTTCAGAAACTCGGCATTGAAGCTCCTGTTTTTATCGGTGCCAGCGATGGCGGCATGGTGGCGCAGATTTATGTGCAGAAGTATCCGGGAGAAGCCGGTGGACTGATTCTCATTTCCACCGGCGGCATGGATGCAAACACGCTGAAAAGCCTGAAAAAGAAATACTGCATTGCGCCGCTGTTGCTTTGGTACATGAAGCACTGTAATTATGAAAAGCTGAAGCCGAAGCTCATAAAGGCAGGCATGCGCCATATCCGCAACGAAAGTGCCGAGGAGATTGCCTATGCACGGGACTTGTTTGAGACGATCTTCAAGGACTACAAGCAGGAAAAGGATGTGCATATCTCCGGACTGCTTGCCGACCTGATGAACCAGAAGCCTGTGACTGAGGCGGATTTTGCGGCGCTTGCAGGGAAAATCCTTCTTATCCTGCCGGATCAGGACTTCTTTTCGGGAACGATGCAGGAGGATCTTATCAAATTGATGCATAACCCGCAGATTTCTTACGTTTCAGGCAGTCATCTGTCAACAGTAGTCAAAGCAGAGGACTATATCCGGGCGATCCGGGCATTTTTGAACCAATCAATGAAATGA
- a CDS encoding prepilin peptidase, which produces MLPILSRTIGGEFMDWQFYLLFFPIVFLYGICIGSFLNVLIYRLPNNESLIKRSSHCMTCQAKIRKRDLIPVFSWLFLRGKCHNCGARISPQYPIVEALNGILYIVALLVLDLNANGIICCLFFSLLIVVGFMDWNTLEIDLRILLCIALLAIPSALLTDTLTIPQRLIGAVCVSVPFFLIGEISGAVIKRRTGEKVRGIELGDTLLMAASGLLVGPKVTAVAALIGIFLAAVCGLAYKKITGESKFAFGPFLSIGLVIGTLFGNQIVAWYINHMILE; this is translated from the coding sequence ATGTTACCCATACTCTCCCGCACCATTGGCGGCGAATTCATGGACTGGCAATTCTACCTGCTGTTTTTCCCCATTGTCTTTCTTTACGGCATCTGCATCGGCAGCTTTCTGAATGTGCTGATCTACCGGCTGCCCAACAACGAATCCCTCATCAAGCGGTCATCCCACTGTATGACCTGTCAGGCGAAGATCCGGAAACGGGATCTGATCCCGGTGTTTAGCTGGCTGTTTCTGCGGGGCAAATGCCACAACTGCGGCGCCAGAATCTCTCCCCAGTATCCCATTGTAGAGGCACTCAACGGCATCCTATATATAGTAGCCCTGCTGGTACTGGATCTGAACGCCAACGGCATCATCTGCTGCCTGTTCTTCTCCCTGCTGATCGTGGTAGGATTCATGGACTGGAACACCCTGGAGATCGACCTGCGGATCCTGCTGTGCATTGCGCTGCTGGCGATCCCTTCGGCGCTTCTGACGGATACCCTCACCATCCCCCAGCGGCTCATTGGCGCTGTCTGCGTCAGCGTGCCCTTTTTCCTGATCGGGGAGATCAGCGGTGCGGTCATCAAGCGACGCACCGGAGAGAAAGTCCGGGGCATCGAGCTGGGAGATACCCTGCTGATGGCTGCCAGCGGACTTCTGGTTGGCCCCAAGGTGACTGCGGTGGCTGCACTGATCGGCATTTTTCTTGCTGCGGTCTGCGGCCTTGCTTATAAGAAGATCACCGGTGAATCGAAATTCGCCTTTGGCCCCTTCCTTTCCATCGGTCTTGTGATTGGCACCCTGTTCGGCAATCAGATTGTTGCCTGGTACATCAATCATATGATCCTTGAGTAA
- a CDS encoding PulJ/GspJ family protein, producing the protein MKQKQLKGFTLVELVVVMAIFSMIMFGAMQLMDPVSKIFQRTSNYETSAATVDNVKRYIEGSIRYADFINVYEGSYMQYDPSSGGDIAITEEQAIDEFMKRYLDSACGVVDKKARPVTAQYLNYDVYVMEIDNTIYSTSGTEITDTSVGGIDANRGRGRITQRIYSVNSHEAGGVYPKTLTSSGLAINETYFRDTAIDVQLGLTDADTVSMANFTMRITNYRDVTKSGGVRTFSETATETNAAMGLVNVASNAGTNYYAFDDDGNVTVRTRGTDVFTCKRTGSKEHIFIIYAFEHQR; encoded by the coding sequence ATGAAGCAGAAACAGTTGAAGGGCTTTACCCTGGTTGAGCTGGTTGTCGTAATGGCGATCTTCTCTATGATCATGTTCGGTGCCATGCAGTTGATGGATCCGGTTTCCAAGATATTTCAGCGCACCAGCAACTATGAAACCAGTGCCGCTACGGTTGACAACGTAAAACGTTACATTGAGGGAAGCATTCGCTATGCGGACTTCATCAACGTGTACGAAGGCAGCTATATGCAGTATGATCCCAGTTCCGGCGGAGATATTGCCATCACCGAGGAACAGGCCATTGACGAATTTATGAAGCGGTATCTGGACAGCGCATGCGGCGTGGTTGACAAGAAGGCACGGCCGGTAACTGCCCAGTACCTGAACTATGACGTGTATGTCATGGAGATCGACAACACCATCTACAGCACGTCCGGCACGGAGATCACCGACACCTCTGTGGGCGGCATTGACGCAAACAGAGGCAGAGGGCGGATCACACAGCGGATCTACTCCGTCAACAGCCATGAGGCAGGGGGCGTATACCCCAAGACCCTGACTTCCAGCGGTCTTGCCATCAATGAGACCTATTTCCGCGACACCGCCATTGACGTGCAGCTGGGTCTGACCGATGCAGACACCGTTTCCATGGCGAACTTCACCATGCGGATTACCAACTACCGGGACGTTACCAAGTCCGGCGGCGTGCGCACCTTCTCCGAAACCGCAACGGAGACCAATGCAGCCATGGGTCTGGTCAACGTAGCCAGCAATGCAGGCACCAACTACTATGCCTTTGATGATGATGGTAACGTAACCGTCAGAACCCGGGGCACAGATGTATTCACCTGCAAGCGCACCGGCAGCAAGGAGCATATCTTTATTATCTACGCATTTGAGCATCAACGGTAA
- a CDS encoding pilin encodes MKQHKVKGFTLIELMVVIGIIGVLSAVLIPSMNAYYTRSRIKTTNSNAKVLFNAAQTAAQEFQFRERSVSDHSFNSTGDGVVVIRADRGQVVSVNDTAIGSIGAVPDPSDPSVELISAADRQAAYTNFVRRIANTFGDSTETCWVVYVDNYIVRSAICARTDSDRYLGAYPNPTDDKSDNTISDLTRATILSDFVEPYWGSGS; translated from the coding sequence ATGAAACAGCACAAGGTCAAGGGCTTTACTCTGATCGAATTGATGGTCGTAATCGGCATTATCGGCGTGCTCAGTGCGGTTCTGATACCGTCTATGAACGCTTATTATACCCGTTCCCGGATCAAAACCACCAACTCCAATGCAAAGGTTCTGTTCAATGCGGCGCAGACTGCCGCCCAGGAGTTCCAGTTCCGGGAGCGTTCCGTCAGTGACCACTCCTTCAACTCTACCGGAGACGGTGTGGTTGTGATCCGTGCGGATCGGGGGCAGGTCGTCAGCGTCAATGACACAGCGATTGGATCCATAGGTGCCGTGCCGGATCCGTCGGATCCTTCCGTGGAGTTGATCTCTGCCGCAGATCGGCAGGCTGCATACACGAATTTTGTGCGCCGGATCGCCAACACCTTCGGGGACAGCACAGAAACCTGCTGGGTGGTTTATGTGGACAATTACATTGTGCGTTCTGCGATTTGCGCCCGCACGGATTCTGACCGGTATCTGGGCGCATACCCCAACCCCACCGATGATAAATCCGACAACACCATTTCCGATCTGACCCGGGCAACGATTCTTTCCGATTTTGTGGAGCCGTATTGGGGCAGCGGATCCTGA